DNA sequence from the Methanolobus sp. ZRKC5 genome:
GGCTTCAAACTATGCAAAGAAGAAGGGTTTTATTCTTAATCCGGATAAAGAAATGCTTCATGCGGTCATCGAAGGTCTTTCCAGGAACAGGCATGAACATGGCAAACAATATTGTCCATGCAGGATAAGAACCGGTGATACTGAACAGGATCGTAAGATCATCTGTCCATGTATCTATCACCATGATGAAATTGAAAACGATGGCAGTTGTCATTGTTCATTGTTTTTCAAGGTTTGAAGTTATTCTGAAGAAAAAACGGTTGTTACAGTAAGTGGCATAATACTTAACTTAGTTCCAAAAGGTGACAATAATGGCAAATGTGATGGAAATATACCAGCTACTCCCAAAAACTAATTGTAAGGAATGTGGAAAAGCCACATGTATGGCATTTGCGGTTGATCTCCTTGGACGGAAGGTAAAGGTGGAGGATTGTCCTCCCCTTGTGAACGAGGAAAAACATAAGGCCAACTACGAGAAGCTCTCTGAGATGATCGGTCCTGTTGGTGATGTTACGGAAACAGGCCTTATAGTTCACGATGATAAGTGTGTTGGTTGCGGCAATTGTGTTGTCGCCTGTCCTGTAAATGTGGCCAATGATCCATTTGGTGCAGGAAGCGGAAAGGCACCGACCTCTGATAAAGTCATCTTCAAAGTCGAAGATGGAGTTGTAAAGGCCAGGAATGTGCAGGAATGTCGCCGATTCGGAGAGAATAAGATTCTCTGTGTTGCCTGCATAGACACATGTCCGACAAAGGCAATCGAATTCGTTTAATTTGTCTTTATTCTTATTTTTAAGTGTGGTGATGATTTGAGTGAATATTATGTTTGTACGGGTTGCGCTCTTCTCTGTGATGATATCGGAGTTGAAACAGAAGGCAATAAGTTGACCAAGGTACATGCTGCCTGCCTTAAAGGTGTTGCACGCATGAAAGGTTGCAGTGATCCTATGGAGTGCACAGTGGGCGGCGAGAAAGCTGATATTGATTCGGCTATTACAAAAGCTGCTGCTATACTCAAAAGTGCGAAGAACCCGCTCATATTCGGTCATGGCAATTCGAGTTCTCAAGCGCAAAAAATATCCATCGGGCTTGCAAAGAAAACAGGTGCATACATCGATGATACTTCGTCGTTTTGCCAGGGACCAATAATAGAGGCCATACTTCAGGACAAGCTTAAAACATGCACCCTCGATGATATCAGGCACAAGGCCGATGTTATTATTTTCTGGGGAGCCGATCCTTCCAACTCACATCCACGTCACCTTTCAAGATATTCCTATTTTCCAAGAGGTGAGGAGCGCCAGAGAGGATGGGAAGAGGACAGGACCGCAATAGCCATCGACGTCAGGAAATCATCTACTGCTGAGATCTGTCGGGATACACGGTTCTATCAGATTCCCATGGGTTCGGATGCCGAATTTATAGAGGCTCTTGTAAGTGCCCTGTCAAGCAAGGTTCCTAAAACTTCCTTTGATTTCGACAAGAAGAGGATACTCGAACTTGCAAATGTAATGAAGAAGGCTAAGTTCGGTGTGATATGTGTTGGTCTCGGACTTGTCTATTCTCTTGAGGAACTTGAGCCCCTGTTCAAATTGATGGAAAAGCTCAATGAAGTTTCCAATTTCCACCTGATTCCCATGGTGGGCCAGTACAATATGAGAGGTTTTAACCAGAATCTCTTTGCAGAGACTGGATATATCAACCGCCTGAAGTTCAACGGTGAAACAGGTGATGCTGAACACGGTGCTGAGTATTCGGTGGTTGAAGCTCTGAGGAATAGATCAGTTGATGCTGCACTTATTATTGGTTCAGATCCTTTATCAAGTCTGCCGCTCTCTGTTGCACGCTACCTTGCAGAAATTCCACTCATAACCATTGATCCATGCCAGAACCTGACAGCAACAAGGTCGACCGTCACAATTCCATGTGCGCTTGGTGGGGTTGAATCAGGTGGCACTGCCGTTCGTATGGATGGTGTGGAGATCGAACTGAAAAAGATCGTTGAAACTGATAATCTATCCGATGAGGAAATACTTACAAGAATAACGGAGGCTATCTGATGGGATTCGGACAATTCCTTGCTGCACCAGAGATCAAGTTGAAGATAAGCACTTACAGGGATGTGTTCCAGAACACTGCCCAGGAATCCTCACGTTTTGGCGAGGAGTATGAGAATCTCTCAGCGGTTATCAAACTCGATTCGAAGGACATCTCAAAACTCACCATTAAGGAAGGCGACACAGTGATTTTGAAGAACAGTTTTGGAAAAGTAGTTGTCAAAGCCCAGAGGTCGGTTTATGAAGAAGAACATCCCGGGATTGCCTATATGGTAAACAGCCCATGGTCCAATGCTCTTGTTCCTGATGAGACCGGTGGCACTGGTGTTCCTAAATTCAAGGAGTTTGAAGCAACTGCTCAGGGTGCAAAGAGTGAGAAGGTTACGGGAATAAAAGATATATTTTAGATTATCTCTTTTTATTGAAAAATAAAA
Encoded proteins:
- a CDS encoding formylmethanofuran dehydrogenase subunit B, whose protein sequence is MSEYYVCTGCALLCDDIGVETEGNKLTKVHAACLKGVARMKGCSDPMECTVGGEKADIDSAITKAAAILKSAKNPLIFGHGNSSSQAQKISIGLAKKTGAYIDDTSSFCQGPIIEAILQDKLKTCTLDDIRHKADVIIFWGADPSNSHPRHLSRYSYFPRGEERQRGWEEDRTAIAIDVRKSSTAEICRDTRFYQIPMGSDAEFIEALVSALSSKVPKTSFDFDKKRILELANVMKKAKFGVICVGLGLVYSLEELEPLFKLMEKLNEVSNFHLIPMVGQYNMRGFNQNLFAETGYINRLKFNGETGDAEHGAEYSVVEALRNRSVDAALIIGSDPLSSLPLSVARYLAEIPLITIDPCQNLTATRSTVTIPCALGGVESGGTAVRMDGVEIELKKIVETDNLSDEEILTRITEAI
- a CDS encoding molybdopterin dinucleotide binding domain-containing protein codes for the protein MGFGQFLAAPEIKLKISTYRDVFQNTAQESSRFGEEYENLSAVIKLDSKDISKLTIKEGDTVILKNSFGKVVVKAQRSVYEEEHPGIAYMVNSPWSNALVPDETGGTGVPKFKEFEATAQGAKSEKVTGIKDIF
- a CDS encoding ferredoxin-thioredoxin reductase catalytic domain-containing protein; the protein is MTELAPIMEKTHEWASNYAKKKGFILNPDKEMLHAVIEGLSRNRHEHGKQYCPCRIRTGDTEQDRKIICPCIYHHDEIENDGSCHCSLFFKV
- a CDS encoding (Fe-S)-binding protein, translated to MANVMEIYQLLPKTNCKECGKATCMAFAVDLLGRKVKVEDCPPLVNEEKHKANYEKLSEMIGPVGDVTETGLIVHDDKCVGCGNCVVACPVNVANDPFGAGSGKAPTSDKVIFKVEDGVVKARNVQECRRFGENKILCVACIDTCPTKAIEFV